A region of Halococcus sediminicola DNA encodes the following proteins:
- a CDS encoding S8 family serine peptidase has protein sequence MVEKPTLDRRTVLKALGAGTLFSGMGVASAAPGRQPGPKKDEILVGVSTSTSDMEATVKRAVPGNARIVHRNETLSYVAVQFPSQAPDHAKENFVDAMTKKDEVKYAESNATHQSLATPNDPRFADQYAPQQVNAPAAWDTTLGDANVTVAVIDTGVQYDHPDLAGNFGSEKGKDFADNDGDPYPDVPADEYHGTHVAGIVASNTDNGTGVAGMGNSTLLSGRALDEGGSGSTADIADAIEWAADQGADVINMSLGGGGYTNTMKNAVSYAQSNGSLVVAAAGNNGTGSVSYPAAYNECLAVSALDSNENLASYSQYGNEIELAAPGSDVLSTTTETRGSYEKLSGTSMATPAVSGVAGLTLAQWNLTNSELRSHLKNTAVDVGLPADEQGSGRVDAANAVSTDPGSGDGGGGGGGGGDGGTSTSTSVDGSLSSSYDSKCWSYGFEYGSPSQVVVEIDGPANADFDLYANDGTGSCPTTGSYDYRSWTPDSQETITIDSPDTSSALYVLVDSYSGGGSYTLTITETA, from the coding sequence ATGGTTGAGAAACCCACACTCGACCGGCGAACGGTACTGAAAGCACTCGGCGCGGGGACGCTGTTTTCCGGGATGGGCGTCGCGTCGGCGGCTCCCGGTCGTCAGCCCGGCCCGAAGAAAGACGAGATCCTCGTCGGCGTCTCGACGTCGACGAGCGATATGGAGGCGACTGTCAAACGGGCCGTCCCCGGCAACGCACGCATCGTCCACAGAAACGAGACCCTTAGCTACGTGGCGGTGCAGTTCCCGAGTCAGGCCCCCGACCACGCGAAGGAGAACTTCGTCGACGCGATGACGAAAAAGGACGAGGTGAAGTACGCCGAGTCGAACGCGACCCATCAATCGCTCGCCACGCCGAACGACCCGCGCTTCGCCGACCAGTACGCGCCCCAGCAGGTCAATGCACCCGCGGCGTGGGACACTACGCTCGGCGACGCCAACGTGACGGTCGCCGTCATCGATACGGGGGTGCAGTACGACCATCCCGATCTGGCCGGGAACTTCGGCTCCGAGAAGGGGAAGGACTTCGCCGACAACGACGGCGACCCGTATCCCGACGTGCCCGCAGACGAGTATCACGGCACGCACGTCGCCGGCATCGTCGCCTCGAACACCGACAACGGAACCGGTGTGGCCGGCATGGGCAACTCCACACTCCTGTCGGGGCGTGCACTCGACGAGGGCGGGTCGGGGTCGACCGCCGACATCGCCGACGCCATCGAGTGGGCCGCCGACCAGGGTGCCGACGTCATCAACATGTCGCTCGGCGGGGGTGGCTACACGAACACGATGAAAAACGCCGTCTCGTACGCCCAGTCGAACGGCTCGCTGGTCGTCGCCGCGGCGGGGAACAACGGGACGGGGAGCGTGTCGTACCCGGCGGCGTACAACGAATGTCTCGCCGTCTCGGCGCTCGACTCGAACGAGAACCTCGCCTCCTACTCGCAGTACGGCAACGAGATCGAACTCGCCGCACCGGGTTCGGACGTGCTCTCGACGACGACCGAAACCCGTGGGAGCTACGAGAAGCTCTCGGGCACGTCGATGGCGACGCCAGCAGTTTCGGGCGTCGCGGGGCTGACGCTCGCCCAGTGGAACCTCACCAATAGTGAACTCCGAAGCCACCTGAAGAACACGGCGGTCGATGTCGGACTTCCCGCCGACGAACAGGGGTCGGGCCGGGTCGATGCCGCCAATGCGGTCTCGACTGATCCCGGAAGCGGCGATGGCGGCGGTGGTGGTGGCGGAGGCGGTGATGGCGGAACGTCGACGAGCACGTCGGTCGACGGCTCGCTATCGAGTTCCTACGACTCGAAGTGCTGGTCGTACGGCTTCGAGTACGGTTCACCGTCGCAGGTCGTCGTCGAGATCGACGGGCCGGCGAACGCGGACTTCGACCTCTACGCGAACGACGGGACCGGTTCGTGTCCGACGACGGGCAGCTACGACTACCGCTCGTGGACGCCGGACAGTCAGGAGACGATCACCATCGACAGCCCGGACACGTCGAGCGCGCTGTACGTGCTCGTGGACTCGTACTCGGGCGGCGGGAGCTACACGCTGACCATCACCGAGACCGCCTGA